The region gggaggacgggaaGGGGGGTAATTGGGGGGAAAGTTGGGGGGATAAGCTTGGTATTAGCATCCATTTGTGTGGCAGGGGTTccggggaatttggggggggggatgaaattgAAAATATCAGTGCGGTCATGTGTGAGAGAAAACGAAATATACTTTTGTGATCAGAATATGCTGGCTGAATAGGATAATGGTGCCTTGTATACAAAAGTGTAGAATGTAAGCATGTATTGCACTGATGCcaataaagataattaaaaaaaaaaaagcagtacttAATCAATAAAACTGCTTATATGTCCGCAGTTATGCCATATGTGAACTCTTCCTGGATCACCATGGCGTTAGATTGAGTTTATGGCTTTTGAGTCTTGTATTGCTCTAATTGCTAAGATATAATTTTAATGATGGTGCTGTAATAAGATCGTTCCGtaatgtattttattattatgtCTGTTTTTGGTTATGAACTGCTGAGAATGGCAGATCATgcaatatatacatttttgaaatTAAATATCTCTGTTAAATTCAAATTTCCAGTTTCTACATCTGTGCTCACAGAGTGTCAAAAAAATGTGAACAATGTATTCAAAATACTGTTATTTATAGGATCATGCTCAGCAACGATTTTTGTTGGCgctgaattttgagcgccatttacagtATTCAATCCATTTTGTGTAACTAAATTGGGTGAGCCATTTCCATTTAATTAGTAGGTTCACACGCTGTCTTACATCACTGCTGCACTAAATCTCTAGGAAGCCCCTGAAGCGGGTGAAATACCGAAACATGTCAGGCATTTAATATTTGGCAATTCTGATTGCAACGTACTAACAGTGGACAGTGACCATATGTGGcgaaatggtgaattttccagcatatgaattataagaatactagtaaaaaatgcgcgtttctgtgagaaatgaaacgggcgctagcaaggttttgctgtccagcgaccctcctctcccccggccccccctgcagcgacccatggccagcgaccctgctctccccctacccccctccaggcaccctgctctccccctgcccccccctgcggCCACCCATGTCGTGCGACCgtcctctcctcctgcccccttgcagccacctaAGTCCTGCAACCCTCCTATCCCCCTGCCTCCTTGCAGGCACCTATGTGTAGCGGTGaggctcctctccccctgccccgttGCAGCCAACTATTTGCAGCGgcgaccctcatctccccctgcagccacccatgccagtgaCCCTGCTCTCGCCCTGCCCCCCCAGCAgacacccatgtctagcaaccctgctgtctcacctgcccctccatccactcCGGTTATTTTTTAGGAAATGTtcgtggcaggcaggaaagatccacgttCCTGCCTGGCCGCGGCTGTCACTGGCACTCCGTGATGCCGGTTGCCTGTTGAAAATGGCTGGGGAGATAGCGATTCgtcgagtgtcattgctccgccctcgacgtcatcacgttgtgacacaAGGGCAAGGTAGACACTCACGAGGAAACCGGATATCTAGACCACTTCAAACTTCcggctgaggcttcattagaacgttggaggtgccttttatatatagagatttcatgaagtgtatttctctagtttgaccagcaggtggtgcatgttttatgtttaaagctgttacagagagatgactgttccttctttagtgtAACACAgagaagtaacctgcagtgatatggccagctactttttactactactactacttaacatttctagagcgctactagggttacgcagcgctgtacaaattaataactaaggacggtccctgctcagaagagcttacaatcaaaaggacgaaatgtcaagttggggtagtatcgagttcctgagtagaggtgttgtgattaggtgccgaaggcgacattgaagaggtgggctttgagcaatgatttgaagatcggtagggagggggcctggcgtatgtgctcagggagtttgttccaagcatggggtgaggcgaggcagaaagggcggagcctagagttggcggtggtgaagaagggtactgaaaggaaggatttgtcttgagagtggaggttacgggtagggacataagggaaaatgagggtagagaggtaaggaggggctgcagatcgagtgaatttgtaggttagtaggagaagcttgaactgtatgcggtatctgatcggaagccagtgaagtgacttgaggagaggggtgatatgagtatatcggtcaaggcggaagataagacgtgcggcagagttctggatggactgaaggggggataggtggctaagtgggaggctggtgaggagtaggttgcagtagtcaaggcgagaggtaatgagagagtggatgagagtacgggtggtgtgctcagagaggaaggggcgaattttgctaatgttgtagaggaagaagcgacaggtcttggctatctgctggatatgcacagagaaggagagggaggagtcgaagatgacaccgaggttgcgggcagatgagacagggatgagggtgttatcaactgagatagagagtggagaggagaagtgggtttgggtgggaagacaataagttcagtctcggccatgttaagtttcaggtggcggttggacatccaggcggcaatgtcggataagcaggctgatactttggcctggatttccgcagtgatgtctggtgtggagagatatagctgggtgtcgtcagcataaagatgatagtggaaaccatgagatgagatcagggagcctaaggaagaggtgtagattgaaaaaaggaggggcccaaggacagatccctgaggaactccaacagagagcgggataggggaggaggacgaaccatgagagtgtactctgaagatacgatgggagagataagaggagaaccaggagaagacagggccctggaacccaaaggaggacaatgtgtcaagaagtaggttgtgattgacagtgtcaaaagcggcggataggtcgaggaggatgaggatagagtagtgacctttggatttggcgaggaacaggtcattgcagactttagatagtgccgtttctgttgagtgtagggggtgaaagccggattgaagcggatcgaggatggcatgagaggagaaaaaatcaccttaatattcccttatctcttgtttgtctgtcttaattagattgtaagctctgtcgagcagggactgtgtattcatgttcaagtgaacagcgctgcatatgtctagtagcgctatagatatgataagtagtagtagcaagtagtagtactttttaaaaaatgttgttctgggctctcattggcccaggagctaaaatttactggatttttctccaatCTCACTTTGGAAGTAGAGAAAGACCtcgagaccctgtgagcagttacaTTATATAACCTGTGAACAGATATATTTCGTGAAATTCCCTGagactatccaggtagtgataaaatgtttacatAGTCTTATAATTTATCCTTAATCTGTTATCTAATATATGCcgttattttccatctgtttttataattcactgttcaatatttttatgacaataaatgttttagtttattgactctgcttgccTGGACTGAGAATTCtgttggtttgtgtgttgggtctgcgtgagctttctaggaactgtgggaccactgggagcgtGGCCCCACTAACCTAGAAACCACCAGGGATAACTTGACAGTGGGAGACTCaaccagaggcggttgggactcagtcggtgggaggagggtgctagtgtagagcacatgcccagggtgcaggcggacctgagctgtgctggggatagaccctctaagtggctgcaggattagccccaggtgagtggctaggtgtttcatgataCCATACTATTGTCAAAATTACTGAAGGATTTTGGCACTCCACCACACTGAATGATTTATATGCGGATGTGATTAAATATTCTTATCTGTACAATCCTAATTGCTCTTTGTGTTTTTGCAATTATCTATTCTCTTCCTTTTTGTTTGTTCatgcacaaaacaaaaatgatcgAAACAGGTTTAACAGAGAACAAACATTTTCTTTTCTGCAAACACCAGCCCAAGATTCTTTACAGAAATAGTTTATTATAAAATTATACAACAAAACCCTCTCAGTAATCCACTGTCCTGTTACAGCCCTCGGCATTGTCAGAGAAGCTATAGTTTACCAGGTTCTATTCAACCAGGGctactgaatttccaggttaaTCCCACTGCAGTGTTACATGGCTAAACCCTAGAAGAAAACAAGAGACTGGACAGACATCAGGAGTACCCAGTTTAAAGAACTCACCATGTCCATCTGCTGAGTAAGGAAGTAATCTGTCTCTAAATTATGGCAATGAGCCATCTGAAACCCTTTAAAGCCAAATCTCCGCCTCTTAAACCAAAGCATCCTGCAGAAGAGACTTCGGCTAGAATACACCAGCTCCTTGTAGCTGGAGAGCAATGCCTGCTGGCTGTCTTCAAATGCTTACGTTAGCCTCTTTGGGTCAATTTTCTCCAGGTGAACCAAGGGCTTGAGTTGCTCTGCAAAGCTGCGCATCTCATCAGAGACCGTGTCTTGTCCAGCAGGGGCTACCATACTCAGTTCCACGAGGTAAGAGAGGGAAAGAGGCTCAATGTTATCCGTGTTCCCTGGGATCAGAATGCGGAAAATTTTACACACCACAACCTTCATGATGCCCTTGCGAAAGATGTGTCCTTTGGCAACAAACTCGTGATCCATGCGGAATCCCATCTCTAGGAGAAACTCTGTCAGGTTGTCAGATGTAGCAATGTCCACACAGTTGCGCACCAGGGCATGGCGGTTTTTGTCCCCCATTTCTGGCTGGCCCAGGTATCGCAAGTGCCAGGGGATGCCGGCTTTGTCTATGGAACGCCGTGCCTTCAGAACAAAGGGGCTGGCCTGCTGGCCTTTCAGCAAGAACATCATCTCATGGTCCACAAAGGCCTCGGGCTCCATGTTGTCACACAAACCACGCAGACGATGAAGGAGGCTCTCCAGGCTTTGGTCCAAAACACTTCCTGGTGAGAAACCAATCAGAAAAGCCTTAGCAAGGTAGTAATTGGCATCACCTGCAGCATGCATTAAGGCTTCCATCATTAATTTAGAAGGAAGAGTATTATACTCTACAGTAAGCATCACCAGGCTCGGAGGATGAACAGACTCCAGGACCTGATTACTGCAAAAAGCAGTAGCACATTAGATTTAATGCAGACACATACAAAGAAGTTATTAAAGTTTTTAATCAGaattaaaagtattttattatttttttttttccccactgcagctcattgcgACTCtgaacaaatcacttaacccttcattgccccaagtacaaaataagtacctttatataacaTGCcaccttttctgtggttacaatcaaagcagtttacatatcaaATCCtcaacctgaccttgattagtatctgccatccccACGGCACAGACCAATCTGACACCCAATCTTCGCTAAACTACTGAAGGGATCCTCAGACAtttagcgaagattgggtggcagagccggtgggggcggggctggtggttgggaggcggggctagtgctgggcagacttctacagtctgtgccatgggggtggcagatactaatcaaggtcaggtatacacaaaaggtagcatatatgggtttgtcttgttgggcggactggatgaaccgtgcaggtctttctctgccatcatctactatgttactatgttcctttcCCTAAAAGACTGATAAGCTCCGTCCCTCAGATCCaacctctctcctttttctttttctttatctccagatccattctctctctctctcttctatttctccctcccattgtctggcacctcttcctctctactactactacttaacacttctaaagcactgctagggttacgcagcactgtacagtttaacaaagaacgacagtccctgctcaaaggagcttacaatctaatggacaaaatgtgcagtcaaacaaattggggcagtctagatttcttgaatagaagtataatggttaggtgccaaa is a window of Microcaecilia unicolor chromosome 11, aMicUni1.1, whole genome shotgun sequence DNA encoding:
- the MED18 gene encoding mediator of RNA polymerase II transcription subunit 18 encodes the protein MEAPPVTVMPVTGGTINMMEYLLQGSVLDQSLESLLHRLRGLCDNMEPEAFVDHEMMFLLKGQQASPFVLKARRSIDKAGIPWHLRYLGQPEMGDKNRHALVRNCVDIATSDNLTEFLLEMGFRMDHEFVAKGHIFRKGIMKVVVCKIFRILIPGNTDNIEPLSLSYLVELSMVAPAGQDTVSDEMRSFAEQLKPLVHLEKIDPKRLT